AGTGTCACGCTGATCTTTTGATATAATGTCACAGTCCGATCATCGATCAAGCGCCGAACAAAAGGTATTCTGGTCATGATAAATGCCACCATGACAATAATACCAAGCCGTTCAAGCATTATCACAAACAGTTCCACCCGGCTCACCTCCTGCTTCTGTTATCCGAACAAAACCTCAGTTGATTTCACTTTATACTGAATTCACAAAGAAGTCCACCACGTCTTTCAGCGGTATGATTCGCTCATGACATCACGGTGACAATGAAAAAATCCCAGACCTCTCTGCATTTGGGATTAAGCAAAAACAGGACTGCCCGCTGTGCATTTGATGCACCAGGGACAGCCCTGTCATTAACCCCTGTCTATTCAATCCGCTCACCATGAACCAGGAGTCTGTATTCATTTGAACGATAGGGATGGCAGGTGAGTAGCGTTGCCAGATCCTTCCCTCTCTGAATATTCAATGCCGAAGTCTCATGCGGTAATATGACATTTGTATCGTAAACCCGGTAGGATAATTTACCATCCGACGTATAGATATGAAAGACGTCTCCCGTCCGGAGCCGATCGAGATTTTTGAACATTTCTTTCGTTGCCATCCCCCGGTGTCCTGCCAGAACCGTATGTGTATTCGGACCTCCACCCGGGAATGATGACCCTTCAACCTGACCGACTCCTTTTGCCAAAACCGGTCTGCTTGCGCCTAAATAAATCGGCATTTTCAAACTCAATTTAGGAATTTCAATGGAGGCAAACATGCCGGAAGACAAGCCATGTGAATCTAACCATTCCTCTCTTTGACTGTCATCATCATCCGCACCAGTTTCCGGATTATAATCCCAATCCGCATACGCATTATTGTCATTTAATTCGGCCGTGGATTCACCCGAAGTTGCGTCCTCTGTATCCGTAAAAAATGGATCTATAAAACCCGTGTTATTCGTTGCCAGCTGCCGGTTATAATGATCGACCAGCTCCCTTTCCTGCGTACGGTCATGCTCGGGCATCTTATCAAATGTTTCATACAGAGCAGAGACACTGGAGGCAAAGAAATAATCGTTAATCATTCTGCTGACTTGCGGATACAGAAATATCATCAGGCCCGTCATAAACAAAATCAGGATGATTCCGTATTTTTTCATGGTGCACCTCCTTCTTCAAGCGCTGAGAGCGCCTTTTTCCGGCGCTTCAGATAGTACACGGTTGCAAGGATTACGGAGATCACGATCGCTGCGATCAGATAAGGATTCAGGCCCGCACCTGCATCATCCGGGACAAACCCTGCCCGTTCCGGACCATAAGGGTCATATGGAACGCGCTCTCCGATCACAAGCATCCGGTGCGTATTCAGCATATACGGGTCACATGTGATCAGTGTAGCCAGATCTTTGTCCGGGCTGATTTCCAGGCTCTCTGTCTCATAGGGTTCCACAATTTTAACTTCTCCCACCTGATAGGCCATGATTTCATCAAGTGTGTTGATCAGGAAGATATCCCCCTCCATCATTTCGTCAAGCTCCCTGAACATTTTTGTGCTCGGCAGACCGCGGTGCCCTGTCAGGACGGTGTGTGTACCCACACCACCCACCGGTAATGAAGTGTTGGACATGTGGCCCACGCCTTGAGATAAGACATCATCACTGGTTCCGTGGTAGATGGGTAACTTGATATCGATTTTCGGGATTTCCACATAGCCCATCACTTCGCCGATATTCAGTAAATTGTAATAGCCCGTCTCTCCATCCGTTCCATCGGATTCAAACGGATCTGACAGGAGGGAAGGCATACCGTACAGCTGCTCGTTATATGCCTGTGCATTGGCACGCTCGGTCTCCAGGTCAGCCGTATCCATGTTGCTGATCATTTCATCATAATCAGAGGTGATCGTCACGTGCATGTTCGTAAAATACCAGTTACTGATAAACGGAAAAAGAAAGATACTGAAACCCGCCACGAAGATCACAATCAAGATGACTTTTCGTTTCATACTCTCCTCCTCCTTCTATGTAAGTCATTGAAGTTTATTTTAGAAAAGAGAAAGGGAGCAGAGCGCCCTTTCTCTTCCTGTTGTTACAAATCCTTAAGCTTCAACACTTCTGCGGCGTCTGGCATACATCACCAGGGCTGCAGTCATCAGCAGCAAGCCGATGATGGTGAACCAGGTGGAACCGATGCCGCCTGTTTCAGGAATCACGAAACCTGTTGGTGTGTTGGCAATTTCAACTGTGACAGTTTCTCCGTCTTCAGTCAGTTCTACTGTAATATCCTGTAGAAGTAATCTGAATTCTGATGGCGCCTCAATCTCAGTCAACGTGTACGTGCCAAGCGGCAGGTCATTCCATTCCGCTGCGCCATCTCCGTCCGTTGTCTTGGTACTGATTAATTCTCCATCTGCATCTCTCAGTTCGAAAACGGCTCCTTCAAGTTTTTCAGAACTGTTACCTGCTACGAATTTGTCAATGAGTATGCCACCTGCTGTAGCCTTGACTAGTGCACTGTCATCAACAGTGCCAGTCACGCTGTGCACATTCTCAAAATCCACGAATGCGGTGTTTGGAACACCTAAATAATCCGGATCGCCATCGGCTCTGATATAGGCATCGTAAGTGAAGGTTACAAAACTGTCGCCCTCAAGCTCACTGAAATCAGTTGCCGTCCACGTCAGTTCATTTCCAATTCTTGAGAAAGTAAACCCTAACGGTTCATTTGCACTTTCTTCAACATAGTTCAAATCACTGAATAGACTGTCGGAGATGACAAACGATTTGTAGGATTTGATGTCATCCGGCAGATACACCTTCACACTGTAGGTGAACGGAGTTAATCTGTTAATTTCCAGTGATTCTTGCCCTTCAACTAATTTTTCAACATCCGGTTTCAGGAAGTTCTCAACCGTAACATCTTCAACCTTACCAGATCCGTTCATTACTGTTCCGGATTCAGTAATGCTGAATTCATGCTTGGTTTCACCGGTTCCTACATAGCCATCCGGCGGACCAACTTCCAGGAAGTAATAATCTCCGAAGAGTAAGCCATCGGTCTGGAATTTACCGTCTTCACCAGTTGTGAATTCTCCTAAACTTACATCTGGATCGCCGACTTTAAACAGCTCGAATATTACGCCTGGAAGGAACCCTTCCATACCATCAGTCTTCGTCAGTTCAACGGCACCCCGGATAATTTCGTTTTTAGGGTACACATGAACATGGTAATTCAAGCTTTTTCCATCGGCATTCGTCATTGGAATATCGATAGAGAAGTTGTCCGGATTCAAGTTCACGTTTGGTGGTCCATCCACTTCATCCACTTCATAGCGACCTAATTTAAGATCGGCGAAGAATGCAATCCCGTCCGATCCCGTTGTCTCCGTTCTTGTTTCACCATTTTCAACCGGATCCCATGAGTCCGTCTCGGCGTTATATTTGTGCGTCATGGTCACTTCATAGACAACGCCTGCAAGAGGCTCGCCAGGTGGGCGATCTTCTCCAGTGAGTTCACTGCCATCGCCTCTATCTCCTGGATTAAGTGGATCCTGTGCCAGTTTATGAATCGTTAAGCTCCCCATTTTTCCAGGATCAGGATCAGGAGCAACTGCAGCAAAACCTGCTGGCAAGACCAATGTGAAGAACAAAACCACCATAAGGAATATACTCAATACTTTTTTCATTGACATCTTTCTCACTCTCCT
This Salisediminibacterium beveridgei DNA region includes the following protein-coding sequences:
- a CDS encoding class C sortase; translation: MKKYGIILILFMTGLMIFLYPQVSRMINDYFFASSVSALYETFDKMPEHDRTQERELVDHYNRQLATNNTGFIDPFFTDTEDATSGESTAELNDNNAYADWDYNPETGADDDDSQREEWLDSHGLSSGMFASIEIPKLSLKMPIYLGASRPVLAKGVGQVEGSSFPGGGPNTHTVLAGHRGMATKEMFKNLDRLRTGDVFHIYTSDGKLSYRVYDTNVILPHETSALNIQRGKDLATLLTCHPYRSNEYRLLVHGERIE
- a CDS encoding class C sortase, whose translation is MKRKVILIVIFVAGFSIFLFPFISNWYFTNMHVTITSDYDEMISNMDTADLETERANAQAYNEQLYGMPSLLSDPFESDGTDGETGYYNLLNIGEVMGYVEIPKIDIKLPIYHGTSDDVLSQGVGHMSNTSLPVGGVGTHTVLTGHRGLPSTKMFRELDEMMEGDIFLINTLDEIMAYQVGEVKIVEPYETESLEISPDKDLATLITCDPYMLNTHRMLVIGERVPYDPYGPERAGFVPDDAGAGLNPYLIAAIVISVILATVYYLKRRKKALSALEEGGAP
- a CDS encoding SpaA isopeptide-forming pilin-related protein, whose amino-acid sequence is MSMKKVLSIFLMVVLFFTLVLPAGFAAVAPDPDPGKMGSLTIHKLAQDPLNPGDRGDGSELTGEDRPPGEPLAGVVYEVTMTHKYNAETDSWDPVENGETRTETTGSDGIAFFADLKLGRYEVDEVDGPPNVNLNPDNFSIDIPMTNADGKSLNYHVHVYPKNEIIRGAVELTKTDGMEGFLPGVIFELFKVGDPDVSLGEFTTGEDGKFQTDGLLFGDYYFLEVGPPDGYVGTGETKHEFSITESGTVMNGSGKVEDVTVENFLKPDVEKLVEGQESLEINRLTPFTYSVKVYLPDDIKSYKSFVISDSLFSDLNYVEESANEPLGFTFSRIGNELTWTATDFSELEGDSFVTFTYDAYIRADGDPDYLGVPNTAFVDFENVHSVTGTVDDSALVKATAGGILIDKFVAGNSSEKLEGAVFELRDADGELISTKTTDGDGAAEWNDLPLGTYTLTEIEAPSEFRLLLQDITVELTEDGETVTVEIANTPTGFVIPETGGIGSTWFTIIGLLLMTAALVMYARRRRSVEA